A portion of the Algisphaera agarilytica genome contains these proteins:
- the rplD gene encoding 50S ribosomal protein L4, which produces MIEIPIYNTSGDQTGTYTIDPSLLGGEVRPALLKQAFVRFHANRRSVNATTKSRSMVNGSGKKLYKQKGTGNARRGDKKANILRGGGNAHAKVGHSWRQGMPTKMRRLANRNALLAKAVDGEIKLIDDAGKFEKPSTKQFASLLSALKIDRTCLVALADVTSAEAKSAKNLDNIDTTQIDRLNAFDLLNHRYLVAHKDAFEAYVTKVTQGVKAHTVEAA; this is translated from the coding sequence ATGATCGAAATCCCCATCTACAACACGTCGGGCGACCAAACCGGCACGTACACCATCGATCCGAGCTTGCTCGGAGGCGAGGTGCGTCCTGCGTTGCTCAAGCAGGCCTTTGTCCGCTTCCACGCCAACCGCCGCTCGGTCAACGCGACCACCAAGTCGCGCAGCATGGTCAACGGCTCGGGCAAGAAGCTCTACAAGCAAAAAGGCACCGGCAACGCTCGTCGTGGCGACAAGAAGGCCAACATCCTCCGCGGCGGTGGTAACGCCCACGCCAAGGTCGGCCACTCGTGGCGTCAAGGCATGCCGACCAAGATGCGTCGCCTGGCCAACCGCAACGCTCTCTTGGCCAAGGCCGTCGACGGCGAAATCAAGCTGATCGACGACGCGGGCAAGTTTGAAAAGCCCAGCACCAAGCAATTCGCCTCGCTCCTCTCCGCCCTCAAAATCGACCGCACCTGCCTGGTCGCCCTCGCCGATGTGACTTCCGCCGAAGCCAAGTCCGCGAAGAACCTCGACAACATCGACACCACTCAGATCGACCGCCTCAACGCGTTCGACCTGCTCAACCACCGCTACCTTGTCGCCCACAAGGACGCTTTCGAAGCGTACGTCACCAAGGTGACCCAGGGTGTCAAGGCTCACACCGTGGAGGCTGCGTAA
- the rplW gene encoding 50S ribosomal protein L23 has product MAYIEATDIVKKPLITEKTTWESGDRNRYSFEVAMKARKPQIKAAIEKLYGVRVERVSTQIRKGKYFRTRFGPAKSSDWKKATVQLHEEDRIELF; this is encoded by the coding sequence ATGGCATACATTGAAGCCACCGACATCGTGAAGAAGCCGCTCATCACCGAGAAGACCACCTGGGAATCCGGCGACCGCAACCGCTACTCGTTTGAAGTGGCGATGAAGGCCCGCAAGCCCCAGATCAAAGCGGCCATCGAGAAGCTCTACGGCGTCCGCGTCGAGCGCGTCTCGACCCAGATCCGCAAGGGCAAGTACTTCCGCACCCGCTTCGGCCCGGCCAAGAGCTCGGACTGGAAGAAGGCCACCGTGCAGCTGCACGAAGAAGACCGCATCGAACTGTTCTAA
- the rplB gene encoding 50S ribosomal protein L2, producing the protein MAIRNYKPTTPSRRDASVNLYSEVTKTKPEKTLLSKKRKFGGRNNQGKITVQSRGGGNKQRYRRIDFARKKDDIQATVVGIEYDPNRSSNIALLEYADGEKRYIIAPIGLTDGMTVVSSAEKAEPVVGNSMPLGKIPTGLNVHCIELVPGKGAQLCRSAGTYARLTNREGQWATLVFPSGEVRQVSVECRATLGQVGNTDHNKTSLGKAGKSRHLGKRPHTRGMAKNHHEHPMGGGDNKSSGNRPPAQRSGTLAKGGRTRKNGKASNKRIIRRRVSKRYGQLKLK; encoded by the coding sequence ATGGCCATTCGCAACTACAAACCGACTACGCCCAGCCGGCGCGACGCTTCGGTCAACCTCTACTCCGAGGTGACCAAGACCAAGCCCGAGAAGACGCTCCTCTCCAAGAAGCGTAAGTTCGGCGGTCGCAACAACCAGGGCAAGATCACCGTCCAATCGCGCGGCGGTGGCAACAAGCAGCGTTACCGTCGGATCGACTTCGCTCGCAAGAAGGACGACATACAGGCGACCGTGGTCGGCATCGAATACGACCCCAACCGCTCGTCCAACATCGCTCTGCTCGAGTACGCCGACGGTGAAAAGCGTTATATCATCGCTCCCATCGGCCTGACCGACGGCATGACCGTCGTCTCCTCGGCCGAGAAGGCTGAGCCGGTCGTGGGCAACAGCATGCCGCTGGGCAAGATCCCCACCGGTCTGAACGTGCACTGCATCGAGCTGGTCCCCGGCAAGGGCGCTCAGCTCTGCCGCTCGGCGGGCACCTACGCTCGCCTGACCAACCGCGAAGGCCAATGGGCCACCCTCGTCTTCCCCTCGGGCGAAGTTCGTCAGGTGTCGGTCGAATGCCGGGCCACCCTCGGCCAGGTTGGCAACACCGACCACAACAAGACCAGCCTGGGTAAGGCCGGTAAGTCCCGCCACCTCGGCAAGCGTCCCCACACCCGTGGTATGGCCAAGAACCACCACGAACACCCCATGGGCGGTGGTGACAATAAATCGTCGGGTAACCGTCCCCCCGCTCAGCGGTCCGGCACCCTCGCGAAGGGCGGCCGCACCCGCAAGAACGGCAAGGCCTCGAACAAGCGGATCATCCGCCGCCGTGTCTCGAAGCGTTACGGTCAACTGAAACTCAAGTAA
- the rpsS gene encoding 30S ribosomal protein S19: MPRSLKKGPYVDFKLYRKVEKLNQMDRKEPIKTWARNCTIVPEFVGHTFLVHNGKAHLNVFVTEDMVGHKLGEFSLTRMFRSHTTGTKAQRAAMGR; the protein is encoded by the coding sequence ATGCCACGCAGCCTCAAAAAAGGTCCCTACGTCGACTTCAAGCTCTACCGCAAGGTCGAGAAGCTGAACCAGATGGACCGCAAAGAGCCCATCAAGACCTGGGCCCGCAACTGCACCATCGTGCCCGAGTTCGTTGGCCACACCTTCCTGGTCCACAACGGCAAGGCTCACCTGAACGTGTTCGTCACCGAAGACATGGTCGGCCACAAGCTCGGCGAGTTCAGCCTGACCCGTATGTTCCGTTCGCACACCACCGGCACCAAGGCCCAACGGGCCGCCATGGGTCGTTAA
- the rplV gene encoding 50S ribosomal protein L22 yields the protein MPYTNVHRMARISPQKVRLVVDQIRGKSYADALTTLELSKLRAAVLVKNALVAAYNNADQAEANTRSLKVSEARVDAGPTIKRFQPKDRGRAHPILKRTSHITVSVDEA from the coding sequence ATGCCTTACACCAACGTCCACCGCATGGCCCGCATCAGCCCGCAGAAAGTTCGACTTGTCGTCGATCAGATCCGCGGCAAGAGCTACGCCGACGCCCTGACCACCCTCGAGCTCTCCAAGCTCCGTGCCGCCGTCCTGGTCAAGAACGCTCTGGTCGCCGCGTACAACAACGCCGACCAGGCCGAGGCCAACACCCGCAGCCTCAAGGTCAGCGAAGCCCGCGTCGATGCCGGCCCGACCATCAAGCGGTTCCAACCCAAAGACCGTGGCCGCGCTCACCCCATCCTGAAGCGCACCAGCCACATCACCGTGAGCGTCGACGAAGCGTAA
- the rpsC gene encoding 30S ribosomal protein S3, with protein MGQKVHPFGFRVGITEAHRSRWYAPTKAFYGELLIEDQRIRNYLDKQLNRKPPFAAVSDIHIERTREELKIIIKTARPGLVIGPKGAEIDRLTGDLQHLTGRNVSINCIEVSNPDADSKLVAESIAEQLAKRASFRRVMKMKAEAAMTAGAKGVKIMLSGRLGGHEMSRSEDIRMGAIPLQTLQAEIDYGFAESNTTYGIIGVKVWIYKGMYHEVAEGEIESKAAGARPRARGRR; from the coding sequence ATGGGACAAAAAGTACACCCCTTCGGCTTCCGCGTCGGCATCACCGAAGCTCACCGCAGCCGCTGGTACGCACCGACCAAGGCCTTCTACGGCGAACTGCTCATCGAGGACCAGCGCATCCGCAACTACCTCGACAAGCAACTCAACCGTAAGCCCCCGTTCGCGGCCGTGTCCGACATCCACATCGAGCGCACCCGCGAAGAGCTGAAGATCATCATCAAGACCGCTCGCCCCGGCTTGGTCATCGGCCCCAAGGGCGCCGAGATCGACCGCCTCACCGGCGACCTGCAGCACCTGACCGGCCGTAACGTGTCGATCAACTGCATCGAAGTCAGCAACCCCGACGCCGACTCGAAGCTCGTCGCCGAGTCGATCGCCGAGCAGCTCGCCAAGCGGGCCAGCTTCCGCCGCGTCATGAAGATGAAGGCCGAAGCCGCGATGACCGCCGGTGCCAAGGGTGTGAAGATCATGCTCTCGGGCCGCCTGGGTGGCCACGAAATGAGCCGCAGCGAAGACATCCGCATGGGTGCGATTCCGCTGCAGACCCTTCAGGCTGAGATCGACTACGGCTTCGCCGAGTCGAACACCACCTACGGCATCATCGGTGTCAAGGTGTGGATCTACAAGGGCATGTACCACGAAGTCGCCGAAGGCGAAATCGAATCCAAAGCCGCCGGTGCCCGTCCCCGTGCCCGTGGCCGCCGTTAA
- the rplP gene encoding 50S ribosomal protein L16, whose product MPLLPKRVKFRKQQRGTLKGNAQRGNKVSFGDYALQVTEGGWLTARQIEAGRIAARQYVAREGKLFVRVFPDKPISKKPLEQRMGKGKAEPEYWVARVKPGTVVYELAGVPRDIAKKAFVRVAHKLPFKCRFVERRNHL is encoded by the coding sequence ATGCCTCTTCTTCCCAAACGCGTCAAATTCCGCAAGCAGCAACGCGGCACCCTCAAGGGCAACGCCCAGCGTGGCAACAAGGTCTCGTTCGGCGACTACGCCCTGCAAGTCACCGAAGGTGGCTGGCTGACCGCCCGTCAGATCGAGGCCGGCCGTATCGCCGCTCGTCAGTACGTCGCCCGTGAAGGCAAGCTGTTTGTCCGCGTCTTCCCCGACAAGCCGATCTCCAAGAAGCCTCTGGAGCAACGGATGGGTAAGGGTAAGGCCGAGCCCGAGTACTGGGTGGCCCGCGTGAAGCCCGGCACCGTGGTGTACGAGCTGGCCGGCGTCCCCCGCGACATCGCCAAGAAGGCGTTCGTCCGCGTGGCTCACAAGCTGCCGTTCAAGTGCCGCTTCGTGGAGCGTCGTAACCACCTTTGA
- the rpmC gene encoding 50S ribosomal protein L29, giving the protein MKANEVHKMSDAELVETVGQLRSRLFELRTQSVTEKLENPKELGNIRRDIARVLTEKRTREIASTQESN; this is encoded by the coding sequence ATGAAAGCCAACGAAGTCCACAAAATGAGCGACGCCGAGCTGGTCGAAACCGTCGGCCAACTGCGCAGCCGCCTCTTCGAGCTCCGCACCCAGTCGGTGACCGAGAAGCTCGAGAACCCCAAGGAGCTGGGCAACATCCGTCGTGACATCGCCCGTGTGCTCACCGAAAAACGTACCCGCGAAATCGCATCGACCCAGGAGTCGAACTAA
- the rpsQ gene encoding 30S ribosomal protein S17 — translation MTTETPTNDRPLLGTKVGVVTSDKRDKTRTVAVAYKVQHPKYGKFIKKTQKFQVHDEQNDCKEGDRVRIARCRPLSKTKSWRLVEVVESALPPVTNVPAPEIEELAPAAEESAE, via the coding sequence ATGACCACCGAAACCCCCACCAACGATCGTCCGCTGCTCGGTACCAAGGTCGGCGTCGTCACCAGTGATAAGCGTGACAAGACCCGCACCGTGGCCGTGGCCTACAAGGTTCAGCACCCCAAGTACGGCAAGTTCATCAAGAAGACCCAGAAGTTCCAGGTCCACGATGAGCAGAACGACTGTAAAGAAGGCGACCGCGTCCGCATCGCCCGCTGCCGTCCGCTGAGCAAGACCAAGAGCTGGCGTCTGGTGGAAGTCGTTGAGTCGGCCCTCCCCCCGGTCACCAACGTGCCCGCCCCCGAAATCGAAGAACTCGCCCCCGCCGCCGAAGAGTCGGCTGAGTAA
- the rplN gene encoding 50S ribosomal protein L14: MIQVESRVDVADNSGAKIAYVIRVLGTSTARGKTTRPTATVGDKVVCSVKKSLPGSDMKTGTIVKGVVVRTNYPVRRKDGSYVRFDKNAIVLIDDEGNPRGTRIFGAVARELREQNYMKIVSLATEVV; encoded by the coding sequence ATGATCCAAGTTGAATCCAGAGTCGATGTGGCCGACAACTCCGGCGCCAAGATCGCTTACGTGATCCGCGTCCTGGGGACCTCGACCGCCCGTGGCAAGACCACCCGGCCGACCGCGACCGTGGGCGACAAAGTCGTCTGCTCGGTGAAGAAGTCCCTGCCCGGCAGCGACATGAAGACCGGCACGATCGTCAAGGGTGTCGTCGTCCGCACGAACTACCCCGTGCGTCGTAAGGACGGCAGCTACGTCCGCTTCGACAAGAACGCGATCGTCCTCATCGACGACGAAGGCAACCCCCGCGGTACCCGCATCTTCGGTGCGGTCGCCCGTGAGCTGCGTGAACAGAACTACATGAAGATCGTTTCCCTCGCGACGGAGGTCGTGTAA